In Arthrobacter sp. B3I9, the following are encoded in one genomic region:
- a CDS encoding polysaccharide deacetylase family protein, translated as MLLNPLVVTSVVVVMITAGWLLYTNGTSSMAQARPGANLLPALDRTAEGAMPAPGPSAPAAPMGGWNVSHTGDARTSLELVGGELNAQALKLEVTQYSSGDVTLTSPRVDVQPGQTYLFKAYTTSDADFALLARHHHTDGSTTLEQLPNPLERPGNSVFTVSDAFNTGDTTTAVEYVFKLTSAGAVRVEGAYLEAASDVRLPPAATTAPNLIPNPGLAGSLPAAPDSWSPYASGMLTVDSGRGEDERGGYLRTRITNYQSGEAKWQYQPIPVTADRYFEFGATYQSEREVDVVAEFELADGGRAFRNLATVPPAGEWTTIKKAFQVPGGAKTAMVTLVSHGDGTTSVRGYSLADVTKPGPLRWGQPMVSITFDDGWQSVYDRALPLLDKHGFRSTHYVNASSIETPNFMTAAEVQQLHDAGHEIAAHSYEHVDLTSVGVDRLDEQLRKSEESLAAAGFATDDLAPPYGRSDPQVDWYASKYFNIVRGTDDGINTRQNLDPHDLKVFYVTDETTPDQLAGALAETSRVNGWLILVYHQIAPPGSTGIRATTIATDRSTVTSGVLAAQLQQIDESGIEVQPVKQAFERLQAP; from the coding sequence GTGCTGCTGAATCCCCTAGTAGTCACCTCAGTGGTGGTCGTCATGATCACCGCCGGGTGGCTGCTGTACACGAACGGGACGAGCAGCATGGCTCAGGCGCGGCCCGGCGCAAATCTTCTCCCTGCGCTCGATCGGACTGCAGAGGGCGCTATGCCGGCGCCGGGCCCGTCCGCGCCAGCCGCCCCCATGGGCGGCTGGAACGTCAGCCACACCGGCGACGCCCGAACCTCGCTGGAGCTGGTCGGCGGGGAGCTGAACGCCCAGGCGCTGAAGCTCGAAGTCACCCAGTATTCGTCGGGCGATGTCACGTTGACGAGCCCGCGGGTGGACGTCCAGCCCGGCCAGACCTACCTGTTCAAGGCGTACACCACCAGTGACGCGGACTTCGCGCTGCTGGCCCGCCACCACCACACCGACGGCAGTACCACTCTGGAGCAGCTGCCCAACCCTCTCGAGCGGCCGGGAAATTCCGTGTTCACGGTGAGCGACGCGTTCAACACCGGAGACACGACCACAGCGGTGGAGTACGTCTTCAAGCTCACCTCTGCGGGCGCAGTCCGGGTCGAGGGCGCGTACCTCGAGGCGGCATCCGACGTCCGGCTGCCGCCCGCCGCGACGACGGCCCCCAACCTCATTCCTAATCCCGGGCTCGCCGGTTCCCTGCCGGCCGCACCCGACTCGTGGTCCCCGTACGCCTCCGGGATGTTGACTGTGGACTCCGGGCGCGGCGAAGACGAGCGCGGCGGCTACCTCCGGACCCGCATCACGAACTACCAAAGCGGTGAGGCGAAGTGGCAGTACCAGCCCATCCCGGTAACCGCCGACCGGTACTTCGAGTTTGGCGCGACCTACCAGTCCGAGCGGGAGGTGGACGTGGTGGCAGAATTCGAGCTCGCTGACGGTGGGCGTGCATTCCGCAACCTAGCGACGGTGCCGCCGGCGGGAGAGTGGACGACGATCAAAAAGGCGTTCCAAGTCCCCGGCGGAGCCAAGACCGCAATGGTTACCCTGGTGTCGCACGGGGACGGCACCACCAGCGTCCGCGGCTATTCGCTGGCCGACGTCACCAAGCCAGGACCCCTCCGTTGGGGCCAGCCCATGGTTTCGATTACCTTCGACGACGGCTGGCAGTCGGTGTACGACCGCGCCCTGCCTCTCCTGGACAAGCACGGCTTCCGATCCACCCACTACGTCAATGCCAGCTCCATCGAGACGCCGAACTTCATGACGGCCGCGGAGGTGCAGCAGCTGCACGATGCCGGGCATGAGATCGCCGCCCACAGCTACGAACACGTCGATCTCACGTCCGTCGGCGTCGACCGGCTCGACGAGCAGTTGCGGAAGAGCGAGGAGTCGCTGGCGGCTGCCGGCTTCGCCACCGATGACCTGGCACCCCCGTACGGACGGTCCGACCCCCAGGTCGACTGGTACGCGAGTAAGTACTTCAACATCGTCCGCGGGACGGACGATGGCATCAACACCCGGCAGAACCTCGATCCGCACGATCTGAAGGTCTTCTACGTGACCGACGAGACCACGCCGGACCAGTTGGCCGGAGCGCTGGCTGAGACATCCCGAGTGAACGGCTGGCTCATCCTCGTCTACCACCAGATCGCGCCGCCTGGCTCGACCGGCATCCGGGCGACCACCATCGCGACGGACCGGAGCACCGTCACTAGCGGCGTCCTCGCCGCCCAGCTGCAACAAATCGACGAAAGCGGCATCGAAGTCCAGCCAGTCAAGCAAGCATTCGAGCGTTTGCAGGCCCCCTAA